The segment taagaccacttctaacccaattcccttttcaggtacccctagaagaacccttccacggtgtgggcaaccgggaagtgataactgccttcatacctctaacagcactcaagaccactgaccCTCACGTAAAGAAAGTAAATAAGATTATCCTTTTAGAGGTCATAAACATGTGGCTTTGTGAGAATATTGAGTTGAGGAGTGAAATCTTCCCATCTTCAGTGCGTGCTGCGGCGTTAAAGGGTTTATAAACGACAACGTAATCACGTTTATAAAGTTACAAATGGCACATATTAAGATACAGGAAAGTCTAGTGCTTTAAACGTACTGACTCATATAGTATGTCGTGTGTAGTGAAATAgtgttatttatttgataagAAACGTGGTGTAACAAGTTCTAAATGTTTTGTTTACTGATTTTACTCAGTTTTATCCTTCTGTTTTTTTGAAGTAATGGAATTTCTATTACTTACAGGCTGTATATAATGAACATTTTATTACGGGTGTTTGGTATTGATTCGATAAGTGGAAATCTAGCTACGAATTTCTTTTCCTGTGCAACGTAATGGGTTTTTATTATTGTCACTCTATCGCCTCTTGTTCAATGTCACTGCATACTTAGTATTAGCTgagtttttttctaaaatatcgTTTTTAAAAAGTGGTAGCATCTGACTTTCTGCCAAACGTTTGTATTACACTAGCTTCAGAGTCCTCGTTTATAGAttcattgttaattatttttaactagGTTGATGCTCATAATATAGTTCCAGTTTGGTGTGGATCAGAAAAACGTGAGTATTCTGCTCGAACTATCAGGTCAAAACTATTTCAACAATCTCCGAAGTTTCTAACAGATTTTCCACCTATTATTAAACATACTTGTTCGGATAAAATTACTGTCCTTCCTCCGGTATGCTTGTTTTaacttttatttcaatttattaaatGATCCGCCGATTGCATTACATTCAGTTCTCGTAATGGGACTGTGTTTTTCTGTACTTTCAGTAGACTCGTTCTTTATTTCTAGATGCTACTGAAGACAATTACTTCTAAAGTTTTCTCACCAGCTTTATCTTTTAATTTTCATCTGTGATCAAATTCCTTCCCAATACAATGGTCAATCTTGTCTATCGTATGGGAATTGTCCCTAGAGGTTCTCTGACCCCAAGCAGACCAGTTAAAAATCAGTATATTAAAAGGCAGTAAATTCCAGTCATCAGGATGACTCCAGACTACTGACTGTACTGGATTGTATTGACATTTAGTCATTTCTCTATTATGATCAGCATCTCCAATTACACTGCCTTCTCTTAGACGGAATAAAGTTAGGAAGGTCTATCCTAAAATGGTGTTTCCCTCTTCTCTACTAATTCTTGTCCCTCATAGTGATGCTTGAAAAGTAAGCTGCTGATATCCAAAATGCGGAAGAAGTCAGTCTAAAATATGTGCAATTGTATATCATACCTTTTTCGTTCTcttttactttacggctgtgaaacgtggccattaagagaagatactcgcaagttactagtatttgaccacagatgccttagaaatattgctcgcatctgctgggatcaccgggtaagtaatagtggggttagacgcagggtattggggaatgacgataaatcagttgacgaggttgtgaatcttcatcgactgagatggttgggccacgtattacgtatgcctgaacaccgattaccacgacgcgtaatgctgactagtattggcgatggttggaagagagttagggacggccaaaccaaaacatggcatcagtgcttgaagtcactaacctctagcctgagtcatgttggtagatgcagactacttggttgttgtccgcgtgactatcgtaaccaatggttagatactctgagtgacatggctcggaATCGATCAcgatggtgtaggtgtatacactctttgttttACTTAAATTGTGAGATTAAATTGCctcatacctttctttctacgaattAATTCTTTCCCTTTGTACCATATCCTTACATTAAATGTTTTTTCACTACCATTAAAGTAACTGCTTCTTTGAATTTGATGCCCATCTTCttgtgctgatgaggtatggTAACCTGGACtgatgcacatatatgcatggtcttacgttgtatttaactgactgactgatatcatACCTTTGCAATTCACGTACAAGAATTGAATAAAGTTATTCGCCTAACCTGTGTGACAAACCAACATGGTTCACACTTTGGTTATCTGAAGACTTGGTAATATATTAGGTGTAATTGatgaaaaaaacattattgAACACCAACTTCTTTAACCTCATCTGACCTTGGTGCGATTATACTTTTTTCCATTTTTCAGTCAAGCTTGTACATTTTTTCTAGACGCGACCAAGCTTCATTGACTCATTTGTTGTTTCCTCTAGTCACTGCTTGGTATGTTCCATTTCAGCTGCCACCTTTTTTCCTTTTAATAGATTGTTTTGATTTCGTTTTTTTTGCACCGACTGTATTAATTTATGTTTCTAAAATAAGATGAAGTTTTACAAGTCTGATAGCTTGTTTTTGATTTTGGCCACACCAAAATTCTGTGCTCGATACCCTAGGGACTTCTTTAAGAAGTTTATTTGTAGGTAATTAAATTCTAATTAATTTCCAAATTAACAATAAGTACTATTGTTGGTTTCTACGATTTTATTGGGTTACTGTCTAATAgcttttctttttatttgaacTTCTCTAGCCTGTTAATTGGGAGTCAATTTTATCTGATTATGTTGGTGACAAAAGTGTGAAACCTGTTGACTGGGCTGTACCTGGAACTCAAGCTGGTTTAGAAGTTCTGTATGAATTTATCAGCAAACGTTTAAAAAAATTCGACCCTCATAGAAATGATCCTGCTCATCCAGCTCTTAGTGGATTGTCACCTTGGTTACATTTTGGTTAGTGAACTTAATTAATCATAATGTCCATTTATATTGTAAAATGTACATGAACTTCAACCGAAATCTTTTCCTGTAAAATTAACACacagtcaatcagctacaacgtaggacgaggcacatatatgcatcggtccaagttgtcatacctcatcagcacaacaagatgaacaccggattcatagtagtagttaatttagtggtggtagtacataaagaaagattgtatataaggatatagtataggaaggaaaaaagttataaagcaattttaatctcacaatttaagtaaaacaaagagtgtatacacctacaccatcgTGATCGATtccgagccatgtcactcagagtatctaaccattggttacgatagtcacgcggacaacaaccaagtagtctgcatctaccaacatgactcaggctagaggttagtgacttcaagcactgatgccatgttttggtttggccgtccctaactctcttccaaccatcgccaatactagtcagcattacgcgtcgtggtaatcggtgttcaggcatacgtaatacgtggcccaaccatctcagtcgatgaagattcacaacctcgtcaactgatttatcatcattccccaataccctgcgtctaaccccactattacttacccggtgatcccagcagatgcgagcaatatttctaaggcatctgtggtcaaatactagtaacttgcgagtatcttctcttaatggccacgtttcacagccgtaaagtagaacagagcgaactgctgcgcagttcggatatctcgtcttcgccataggtgacgtcaGTTGGCagaagccaaacgagctttttgaatccatgcagagatttcgtcagacaccaacccattagggctgatcagacttccaagataagtgaagttgtcgacgcgttcgactagttcactccctatccttagttcaggtctACTGTAGATACTTTTGTTGTTGGTTACCCTCTCCTTTTGTTACTTTGATTTATGGTAATTTAATAACATAGCCTGTTGCGTCACAGTAGTATACTGCTGGTTTATTTTAAGGTCAAATCGCTCCTCAGCGTGCTGTGCTTGAAGTAGTTGCTGTTCAAAAGCACTTTGGACGATCAGCCGATATCTTCATTGAAGAATGCTTTAACAGAAGAGAGTTGGCTGAAAATTTTTGTTTCCACACACCTTTCTATGATTCGATTAAAGGTATGTTACTTTTTgtgcaattatatatatatatatatatctgattaCATCGATACTTGATATAATTAATGACAGTGTAGCAATAAGTTGTCAAGATAGTTAGCGGAAGGAGTGATTAGTGACCTATTAAGTCGTTCAGTTTACAATCACCATCAATAATAACAAAGATATCGTGTAACTTGAACGGATATAAAATTATGCCATTTTGTACATTGTCTTTTACTAAATGAATAACGACTGTTTACTACTTACACAAAGACTACTTTATTTAAACATTATCAACAATCGTATGGTAAATTATAAAGTGTTTCCAGGTTCTtaatggtggtgtagcttagatcgactcatgaatccaactgttaaaatataaaatcattATTGAAGAGTTAGAAACTGTGAACCATAAGTTGACACCGGTCCATTAAGTACTGATCAGCTTATGAAAAGACTTTAGTGAATTTTACGCTCATGAATATTTATAGATTTTCCAAAGATTATTCGTGCATGTTATGAACAGAAATCACAATTGTGTTACCAGTTAATGTATGGTTTCTGTGATTGTGTGAATCAGCGTAAAGCGAATCAcatttgaaatgatttttaATTGGAGAAAAAAATAGTCAAATGTCTTAAGGAAACAATCTTCTAAAGATGTAAATATTGGTTACTGATTGTTAGACGTTAACAGCGATTAACATATTAAACATCATGGTATATCGTTATCAGATATTTGAATAACGTTAACAAATTGTTTTTCCTGATTGTTACGTAGGCGCATATGACTGGGCACGTGAATCACTTATGACACACTCAACAGATAAGCGAGATCCAGCGTACAGTAAAACTCAGATGGAAACTGCCCAAACTGGTGACGATTTATGGAATGCAGCCCAACGTCAATTAGTGCTCAAGGGAAAGATGCATTGGTTTCTGCGCCAGTATTGGGCCAAAAAGATACTTGAGTGGTGCGCAGAGGGTCCAGAATCAGCTATTCAAATAGCAATATACTTAAACGATCGTTACAGTTTAGATGGGACAGACCCCAATGGATACGTTGGTTAGTTTAATTTAAATTGTGAAGAACtacatataatattgaattcCTAATTCGTTTTTACGTCTACTTATAGGTTTATATTGAATAGATACTTTATAATACATTATTTTACTTACGTGGTTTAGTTTGTGCCTATAAACCTATCGTTTTTCATTAGATGTGTTTCCAGTTGTCTACTGTAAGAGACTATTCCTTCTGAAGTTAAGAAAATGAAACATAATATAGACTTTTCTCTTCCCACCTAGGTATTATGTGGGCAATATGTGGTGTTCATGATCAAGGCTGGCCTGAACGACCTATTTTCGGTAAAATACGATATATGAACTATAAAGGATGTTTACGGAAATTTTCTGTTTCTACATTTGTATCACGATACCCTGAGAAATTAGATTAAACAACTAAACCCACATCAAGAGGAAGataaaatttaatcattttaaatatcTATATTTATACCTTTTTACCATTTATTTTTGCCTACAATGTTTTGTTCCCAATTTGATCTATCCCAAGATTTTTATctttatattaataaatatttcttgtcatttgtattttgttttctacTTTTACTACTTTATATTCGGATAGTGAGGACTTATAAAAACTGTATTTTTAAATAACACTTTCCTCCTTTCATTGGTGTTGTCGAAAACGTAATTCATCATTGCTCATCTTCACTTGGACGACTGAACACCTTTAACTCATGGATGGATAGATCAACAGAATGAGTTGTTCTGTGGTACATTTAGTTGGTCCATCTGGGCACTTCAGTGCTCAGCAAATAATAATGATCTTATAATTTCAGTTTATGATAAATAGTCATCTATTTCTGGGTGATGCGAAATGGAATTCAAGCATTTGCAACTGGGATATTTGGGAGATTCTCTCAAGCAATGATTTTCAGCTACATTATGTCACCTATGTTTTTCTAGTCAATTGAGTTTTCAGATGTTGGTTAGAGCTGTCTATAGtggttttcattaaaaaaaaatggaTGGAAATAATACGTAATTGTTGGTGATAAAATATACTATTTGTAGTTACTCGAAACGATAAACTTTCATAAGTTTCTATGCAATAGTATGATGCTTCTTAGAAAGCACGTAGTATATTTAAGTAGGTATTTCAGCCGCAAGAATATGCAATATAACTTGATTCCTAAAATTGGACTCTGCCTTTTAATCGagtaatttcaaattatttaccATATACTATAATTGGCTACTAAATAATCTCTGTTGACATTATTTTTGTAGGATTGTTTTCGAGTGAACCAAGTATCATTCCGTGACCAGTAATTTCTTTTTACCTATTGGCTCACATCAGTCGTTGCTGACCACTCAAAATGGATGGCAAAAATATGTGACCACTTGTGTGTTGATAACCGGTTCCAAAGAAAGTAGTCTAAGGTTAGGATTTATTATCAGTAAGAAGCGTTCTGAACTCACTGgtagcaattttaatctcacagtttaagtaaaacaaagagtgtatacacctacaccatcgTGATCGATtccgagccatgtcactcagagtatctaaccattggttacgatagtcacgcggacaacaaccaagtagtctgcatctaccaacatgactcaggctagaggttagtgacttcaagcactgatgccatgttttggtttggccgtccctaactctcttccaaccatcgccaatactagtcagcattacgcgtcgtggtaatcggtgttcaggcatacgtaatacgtggcccaaccatctcagtcgatgaagattcacaacctcgtcaactgatttatcatcattccccaataccctgcgtctaaccccactattacttacccggtaatcccagcagatgcgagcaatatttctaaggcatctgtggtcgaatactagtaacctacaagTTGGCAGAAGCCAAACGAGCTCTTTGAATccatgcagagatttcgtcagacaccaacccattagggctgatcagacttccaagataagtgaagttgtcgacgcgttcgactagtTCACTCCccatccttagttcaggtgtgaCGCAAGCCAGTCCTGGAACAACAATTTAGAGgaggagaaacgcattccaaatatgttggcattgttgctcagtgccaCCAAAAGACTTGGCATTTTATCAGCGTTTTCActaaacaggactatatcaCCTGCGTATTGTAAGTCGATAAGTAGGCCTCCTGGTAGGAGACCAGTTCCTGAAAATCCAGTCGACGACAGTGTTATTCCCAGCCGAGGTCTATAACAAAGTTAAAcgaaaatggagatagtggacagtcttgttgtacaccacttgaggttgtcaaatcagatgacagttcgccataggctctcaCTCGagtggtagtgttcgagtaaagagccttcacaaggtttatgcacttctgaggtacacctttcaatgacagtgACACAGAACCTCTTTGTATACAGAGTCAAAGGCTGCTTTACGTCAAGAAAACTCATtttcggacgccgataagcatgtctgtgttctaaaacctgacgaatagtgaatgtggttgatacagccacgaccgtgtttgaagccagcctgattttctcgtgtttgcagttcccGAGTCTTagttattgaggctagtattttagatccTATGTTTGTCAAAATAATCCCTGTAAGGTTATCACAGGACGATTTTTatcccttcttatatattgggacaatcagagaatGTGACCAGCCTTTAACatcagttgttaggaaacgaatGCACATATTTCTAGAACTACAGTAGTTGCTTAACTTCGCCACAACTGAGAGATGATTTGGTAAATACATGCTCTCAAATATATCCTGTAAGTGTTGGTTTAGCAACAGATTTCTGTATCTGGCTCATTCGAATGTACATTAGTTGCTTCGTGTGGAAGCAATTAGGGTGTCGTGGGATTACAAAAGGAAATGATATTAATTTTTAAGTGATGGTCGCTTTTGTGCATCTGACTTAGTTATAGCGGTTAAATGTCTAGGTATGTTTAACTATCATCAAATTATAGCCTTGAATTTTCTGTCCGATCATATATTTagcttttatatatttaaataaacttattattatttagtgttCAGAGAGGAAGATGATTTTTTTCGAAAATTTACTACATGTATTTGTTCCaaccttacaagatctactcaaagaagaggaAACTACTATGGGGAACAACTAGAAAAGGATCAAAGTAGCGCGAACTTCAACGtgccaggaggttctgggccgcaagaagcatcataagGAATGTATCTCGATCGAAACCATGGCCATGATTCAagaaaagaacaagaagactgCAATTAATAACAAccaaacaagaacagagaaagtcatgTCACAAGCAGTATACTCTGAACCAAACAAGCAAGTTGaatcgacaagcagaaatacgagGAAGACCTAGCAAGGACAGCGGAAAGAGCTGCAACAGAAGGAAATATCAAAAAACTATACGACACAACGAAGTAACtggtagggaaatatagtaaaccagagagaccagtcaaacaATCACTGAAATCCAAGAACAGAGGCAAAAATGGGTAGAAGACTTTGAAGAGATCTTTAATAGACGAACTCCATTGAATCTACCGGAAGTCGAAACAGCACACACAGAGCTTCCCATCGATATCACTCTGCCAAAAATCAAAGAAATCAGAATGAccggtcatcagacaaatctaGAGTGAGAAAGCAGTAGGACCTGGCAATATGCCGGTCGAAGCACTGAAGTCTTCTCGCTTCGAGTGTTGTTAACGAAGGTGAAGGGATGAAAAGCGAGCGTCCTTTTTTAGGAGAACTGGTAGGTAGGTACGGAGGGTTTAattaagggagttggaaaacccgaACCAGTGAGCTCGTAGATCGTGAAAAAATGGCTTATGAACCGTTTTTGGTAACCGGAGTGGTCCTCTAGAAAAACCACCTGCTGTACTCTGTGTGCCCGGGCAGCATACTACTACATACACCAATTTACAagtacaaatgaatgaaatactcATACTCTGATTCACATTCTTGCAAACTACACAAAAAATGTTTGATTGTACTGATTTTTATTTGACGATGCGTTGCTTTTATTCCCGTTTTGTATATTCTTTTATTTCCCAAATGAACGGCAgctcattacttacttacgcctgttacccctcgtagagaagcataggccaccgaccagtattctccatcgaactctgtcctggacaatcctttccatatctgcttctatttcccggcgtaatgtgttctttggcctttctcttttccgcttcccttccagaGTGgtgattgcctcgtgatgtacattggtgatttctttaatgtatggctgatccacttccaacgtcttttcctaacttcctcttcagctggaagctggtttgtcctctcccataaaacgctgttgctgatagtatccggccagtgaatgttgagtactttgtgtaaacaactgtttataaatacttgtaccttcttgacgatggatgtagtagttctccacgtttcagctccatacagtagaactgattgtcttgacgttcgtattgaagattctcactttgaagttagttgacagttgttctgagttccacatgttcttcaattgtagaaatgctgtccttgctttgccaatcctcgcctttacatctgcatccgatcctccttgtttatcaacgacgcTTCCCAGgaacgtgaatgtttccaccccttccaaagtttctccatcaagtgtgattgggttggtgttctgcgtgttgtatttgaaaatcttgctttttcctttgtgtatgttgaggcctatctatgcagagactgctgctacatttgctgtgttcgttttatttgtttgtgtgtatgatataggagggctaggtcatctgcgaagtccaaatcatttaattgattctgagatgttcattgtattccgtgcttcccttcagatgtcgaattcttcataatccaaacGGCAGCTCATACACAGTAGAATTCCTGTCCTGTCTAAACTATTTCAAGTCGCTGAATGCTTCTACCGATTACGATTCTTAATACAAATTTTCTGAAACCACATGTGCTATTCAAACTGGCTTTCTTCAATATCCACACACTGATGAAATTCGGACAACAGATGGTTTTGAATAATTCTTTTGGAAATCTTGAGGTCGATTTTTATTGTACATCCAAGACCCGTGTTTAGGACCCTAACAAAGTACTACGAATTCATTCTCTATCTGTGAAGTCAGAAACCTTGCTTCACGTGCACTTATTCGCGGAGCCTGTAGCATCTTCATCCGGTTTCGCTGGTGTTGTCGCATTGGGGACCATAGGCAGCACTAATCTATCGGATCCTAATTATTTGTCAGTAACGTGctattagattagaaagttccatcgaGATGAAAGAAAATCGGTTTGGAGAACGATGTCTTTTCGTTATCTCCGCCTATGCTGCGACGGATTGCAGTCCGGATGCAACCACGCATGAGTTTATCTATCATTTGAGCGATTTCAAGGAGAGTCCGACGAATATTGTGGTGCTAAATGAAGATTTGAATGAGCAGGTCAGGTACCTAGGCATAGAGAACCACTTGTGTGGTCAGTGGGGACTTATTTGTCTCAGGTCAGATAATAGTACGACTCACTGCGAATTTGCgcagactacaacctgtttct is part of the Schistosoma mansoni strain Puerto Rico chromosome 1, complete genome genome and harbors:
- a CDS encoding putative DNA photolyase, which produces MAVLAETVHEWLDGIHNKRLSTASSAENFKFHKSRIRHLSGPGTFPEKDDGFGQGGVLYWMSRDQRVQGNAIQGYTFFVFLVLLISKEIIFIAQPEDISSGCKHRWSDENALFNQTDRIEKNFLYETYVAKSVVDLAKLLNVGCLVTDFCPLRAPRSWVKKVTDELPDNIPFCEVDAHNIVPVWCGSEKREYSARTIRSKLFQQSPKFLTDFPPIIKHTCSDKITVLPPPVNWESILSDYVGDKSVKPVDWAVPGTQAGLEVLYEFISKRLKKFDPHRNDPAHPALSGLSPWLHFGQIAPQRAVLEVVAVQKHFGRSADIFIEECFNRRELAENFCFHTPFYDSIKGAYDWARESLMTHSTDKRDPAYSKTQMETAQTGDDLWNAAQRQLVLKGKMHWFLRQYWAKKILEWCAEGPESAIQIAIYLNDRYSLDGTDPNGYVGIMWAICGVHDQGWPERPIFGKIRYMNYKGCLRKFSVSTFVSRYPEKLD